One region of Oncorhynchus mykiss isolate Arlee chromosome 8, USDA_OmykA_1.1, whole genome shotgun sequence genomic DNA includes:
- the LOC110530985 gene encoding proteinase-activated receptor 2-like, with protein MIGIVVDWIIFLIGFPAVCLASYALFSLVKAGRVAPVYVINLLISDLLQITMTLVFIFSRFFDTTCLPFMMARCLSRIFVRLGLCTSLGFMLLISLERYMVVVCPLWYRLRRSVKNSTLVSLSLWALALVYVTFDYIFLIDMRYSLTIFSAISLLPAPFLVLLFLVTQRALSRSMAFRGAERRRRILGTLGLVLGSYTLLFLPYSIRNLYYSIKPHAPSVSDPVSDLSSVITSALLYLSPLTDCFLYIFMRRDLRDTVDAFPCCRRLLNVGDGNRSSRQTDQGDTQTGP; from the coding sequence ATGATAGGTATCGTGGTGGACTGGATCATATTCCTCATAGGATTTCCTGCCGTCTGCCTGGCCAGTTATGCCCTGTTCAGTTTGGTCAAAGCCGGCCGAGTGGCTCCTGTCTACGTGATCAACCTGCTCATctcagaccttctccagatcacCATGACGCTGGTCTTCATTTTCAGTAGGTTCTTTGACACCACATGTTTGCCTTTCATGATGGCCCGCTGCCTGTCAAGGATATTTGTTCGCCTGGGCCTCTGCACCAGCCTGGGCTTCATGTTGTTGATCTCCCTGGAGAGGTACATGGTGGTGGTCTGTCCTCTGTGGTACCGCCTCCGACGCTCAGTCAAAAACTCCACACTGGTCTCTCTGAGCCTCTGGGCACTGGCACTGGTTTACGTTACCTTTGATTACATATTCTTGATCGACATGCGGTATTCACTGACGATTTTCTCTGCCATCTCCCTGTTGCCTGCCCCTTTCCTGGTGTTGCTGTTCTTGGTCACTCAGAGGGCCCTCTCCAGGAGTATGGCTTTCAGGGGGGCAGAAAGAAGGAGAAGGATTCTGGGAACTCTGGGTCTGGTCCTGGGTAGTTATACACTCCTCTTCCTCCCGTACAGCATCAGGAACCTGTACTACTCCATCAAGCCCCATGCCCCCTCAGTGTCAGACCCAGTCAGTGACCTGTCCTCTGTGATAACCAGTGCCTTGTTGTACCTAAGCCCTCTCACTGACTGCTTCCTCTATATCTTCATGAGGAGGGACCTCAGAGACACTGTGGATGCCTTCCCCTGCTGCAGGAGGCTGCTCAATGTGGGAGATGGTAACAGGAGCAGTAGACAGACTGATCAGGGAGATACACAGACTGGCCCATGA